In Alkalihalobacillus sp. TS-13, the following are encoded in one genomic region:
- a CDS encoding gamma-glutamyltransferase family protein yields MSYDALYNPYPSQRMTTFAKNGMVATSQPLAAQAGLDILKKGGNAVDAAIATAACLTVVEPTSNGIGGDAFALVWTKGKLHGLNASGPSPQSISIEALKQRGVEEIPKYGWIPVTVPGAPGAWAALSERFGKLPLTKVLAPAIDYAEEGYPISPTLGKFWKKAAEHFKNVLTDDAFKHWFDTFAPDGKAPEVGDVWRSEGHAATLRDIAETKAESFYRGKIADQIDAFSKKYDGFLRKEDLAAYQSEWVDPIGVEYRGHKVWEIPPNGQGIIALMALNLLKDSEYKSKEDVETYHKQIESIKLAFTDGLKYVTENKSMTTRTEDLLSEAYAEERRKLIGEKAMDPTPGTPPKGGTVYLSTADSEGNMVSFIQSNYMGFGSGLVVPGTGIALQNRGHNFSMDSEHDNRLEGGKKTYHTIIPGFLTKGDQPVGPFGVMGGFMQPQGHLQVIMNTLDFHLNPQAALDAPRWQWMEDKKVLVEPNFPNPIAQALARKGHQIQVALDGGPFGRGQIIWRDPETGVLSGGTESRTDGSVAAW; encoded by the coding sequence ATGAGTTATGATGCTTTGTATAATCCGTATCCATCACAACGGATGACGACATTCGCTAAAAATGGAATGGTGGCTACCTCGCAGCCGCTCGCTGCACAAGCGGGTCTGGATATCTTGAAAAAAGGCGGTAATGCAGTCGATGCAGCGATCGCAACTGCTGCCTGTTTGACTGTGGTAGAGCCGACTTCGAACGGGATCGGCGGCGATGCGTTTGCGCTCGTTTGGACGAAAGGGAAGTTGCATGGACTGAATGCAAGCGGTCCATCACCACAATCGATTTCAATAGAAGCACTCAAACAAAGAGGAGTCGAGGAAATCCCAAAATACGGTTGGATTCCTGTCACAGTACCAGGTGCACCAGGAGCCTGGGCTGCGTTGTCGGAACGTTTCGGTAAATTGCCGTTGACGAAGGTGCTGGCGCCGGCCATCGATTATGCTGAAGAAGGCTATCCAATTTCACCGACGTTAGGGAAGTTTTGGAAGAAAGCTGCTGAGCATTTTAAAAATGTGCTAACCGATGATGCATTCAAGCACTGGTTTGATACATTCGCACCTGATGGAAAAGCACCTGAAGTAGGAGACGTATGGCGTTCTGAAGGGCATGCAGCGACTTTACGTGACATCGCTGAAACAAAAGCGGAGTCGTTTTATCGTGGAAAAATCGCTGATCAAATTGACGCTTTCTCGAAAAAGTATGACGGGTTTTTACGTAAGGAGGATCTAGCAGCCTATCAGTCTGAGTGGGTCGATCCGATCGGTGTTGAGTATCGCGGACATAAAGTTTGGGAGATTCCCCCGAATGGTCAGGGGATCATCGCGTTGATGGCGTTGAACCTTCTTAAAGACTCGGAGTATAAGAGTAAGGAAGACGTCGAAACGTATCACAAACAGATCGAGTCAATTAAACTCGCATTCACGGACGGTCTCAAATATGTGACGGAAAACAAATCGATGACGACGAGAACGGAAGACCTTTTAAGTGAGGCGTATGCTGAAGAACGGAGGAAACTGATCGGGGAAAAGGCAATGGATCCGACACCAGGAACGCCTCCAAAAGGCGGAACAGTCTATCTTTCGACCGCTGATTCAGAAGGAAACATGGTATCGTTCATCCAGAGCAACTACATGGGATTCGGTTCAGGACTCGTTGTGCCAGGCACGGGAATTGCGCTGCAAAATCGCGGCCACAATTTTTCGATGGATTCTGAACATGATAATCGTCTTGAAGGTGGTAAGAAAACCTATCACACGATCATCCCGGGCTTTTTGACCAAGGGCGATCAGCCAGTCGGTCCATTCGGTGTGATGGGTGGATTCATGCAGCCGCAAGGGCATCTGCAGGTGATCATGAACACGCTTGATTTTCATCTCAACCCACAAGCTGCGCTTGACGCACCAAGATGGCAATGGATGGAGGACAAGAAAGTTTTAGTGGAGCCGAACTTCCCGAACCCTATTGCACAAGCTCTTGCACGAAAAGGCCATCAGATCCAAGTTGCATTAGATGGCGGTCCGTTCGGGAGGGGGCAGATCATTTGGCGTGATCCAGAGACGGGTGTCCTTTCAGGTGGAACGGAATCACGGACGGATGGTAGTGTTGCCGCTTGGTAG
- a CDS encoding ABC transporter ATP-binding protein: MQKQQQPLLKISKMKKYYPIKGGILQRVQGHVKAVENVTIDVYEGETLGVVGESGCGKSTFGRAVLRLEPLTEGSIQFKGEEIGTLPESKLKKYKRQMQMIFQDPYASLNPRQRIGDALEEAFIIHTSMSKKARKEKVSSLLEEVGLKPEHYDRYPHEFSGGQRQRIGIARAIALNPSFIVCDEAVSALDVSVQAQVIKLLKDLQDKHQLTYMFISHDLGVVRHISDRVLVMYLGNTAELASADRIYENPLHPYTKALLSAIPRPIPGRKRKRVKLEGDLPNPANPPKGCPFHTRCPLATGQCKEEKPVWREVEENHFVACHEV; encoded by the coding sequence ATGCAGAAACAGCAGCAACCACTTCTTAAAATCAGCAAAATGAAAAAGTATTATCCAATAAAAGGAGGCATCCTTCAAAGAGTACAAGGCCATGTCAAGGCGGTTGAAAATGTGACCATTGATGTCTATGAAGGAGAAACACTGGGTGTTGTTGGTGAGTCCGGATGTGGAAAATCAACATTTGGCCGTGCTGTGCTTAGACTTGAACCTTTGACAGAAGGATCAATACAGTTTAAGGGCGAAGAGATTGGAACGCTCCCTGAATCCAAGCTCAAAAAATACAAAAGGCAGATGCAGATGATTTTCCAGGATCCATATGCCTCATTGAATCCCAGACAGCGAATCGGTGATGCGCTTGAAGAGGCTTTTATCATCCATACTTCAATGTCTAAGAAAGCGCGGAAAGAAAAGGTTAGCAGTTTGCTTGAAGAGGTTGGCTTAAAACCAGAACATTATGACCGTTATCCCCATGAATTCAGTGGGGGTCAACGGCAACGTATCGGCATTGCCAGAGCGATTGCATTGAACCCTTCATTCATCGTTTGTGATGAGGCTGTTTCTGCACTTGATGTATCGGTGCAAGCCCAAGTCATCAAACTTTTAAAAGACCTTCAGGATAAACATCAATTGACTTACATGTTCATTTCACATGATCTAGGCGTAGTCCGTCATATCAGTGATCGCGTTCTTGTCATGTATCTCGGAAATACTGCAGAGCTCGCATCAGCTGATCGAATTTACGAGAATCCTCTGCACCCTTATACGAAAGCTCTGTTATCTGCAATCCCTCGTCCAATTCCAGGGAGGAAGCGTAAACGTGTGAAGCTAGAAGGGGATTTACCGAATCCAGCGAATCCTCCTAAAGGGTGTCCTTTTCATACAAGATGTCCACTGGCAACTGGACAATGTAAGGAAGAAAAACCGGTATGGAGAGAAGTAGAGGAAAATCATTTCGTTGCCTGTCATGAAGTTTAG
- a CDS encoding ABC transporter ATP-binding protein, which produces MPEQLLKVENLVTKFKTAEGKLTAVRGVSFSVNKGQTVCIVGESGCGKSITSLSIMGLLPNNGEISEGSVQFAGQELTKLTKEELRKLRGNKMSMIFQEPMTALNPVFTVGFQIREPLMIHKKLSHRQAHRKGIELLNQVGIPYPEKRMSQYPHELSGGMRQRIMISMALACRPSLLIADEPTTALDVTIQAQILDLIDEMKEELGMGIIMVTHDMGVVAEVADRVMVMYAGEKIEEADVESLFMNPQHPYTKGLLKSVPNVDDRDHQLEPIPGTLPNLNEKISGCRFHNRCEFATEKCREQSPKTFTVNETHTVRCWLQEVEQNNDAETAATTS; this is translated from the coding sequence ATGCCAGAACAGTTGCTAAAGGTGGAAAACCTCGTAACGAAATTCAAAACGGCTGAAGGAAAGCTTACAGCCGTCCGTGGGGTTTCATTTTCCGTCAATAAAGGCCAAACGGTTTGTATCGTTGGAGAGTCGGGGTGTGGGAAAAGTATCACATCTTTATCCATAATGGGTCTGCTTCCCAATAATGGCGAAATCAGTGAAGGGTCTGTACAATTTGCGGGTCAAGAACTGACGAAATTAACAAAAGAAGAGTTGCGTAAACTTCGGGGCAACAAGATGTCGATGATTTTCCAAGAACCGATGACGGCTTTGAATCCAGTTTTCACAGTTGGGTTTCAAATCCGTGAACCGTTAATGATCCATAAGAAGTTATCTCACCGGCAAGCCCATCGTAAAGGGATCGAGTTATTGAATCAAGTAGGCATCCCTTATCCGGAAAAGAGAATGTCCCAGTATCCCCATGAACTGAGCGGGGGGATGAGACAGAGGATTATGATATCGATGGCTTTAGCGTGTCGACCATCCCTTTTGATAGCTGATGAACCGACAACGGCACTCGATGTTACAATACAAGCCCAAATACTTGATCTTATTGATGAGATGAAAGAAGAGTTAGGTATGGGCATCATCATGGTCACGCACGATATGGGGGTTGTTGCCGAAGTAGCTGACCGCGTCATGGTCATGTATGCTGGGGAAAAAATCGAAGAAGCAGATGTTGAAAGTTTGTTTATGAATCCTCAGCACCCGTATACAAAGGGATTGTTGAAATCAGTGCCAAATGTAGATGACCGTGACCATCAATTGGAACCAATCCCTGGCACTCTTCCTAATTTGAACGAAAAAATAAGTGGATGCCGTTTCCATAACCGATGTGAATTCGCAACGGAAAAATGCAGGGAACAATCCCCGAAGACCTTTACTGTCAATGAAACGCATACGGTTAGATGCTGGTTACAGGAGGTGGAGCAAAATAATGATGCAGAAACAGCAGCAACCACTTCTTAA
- a CDS encoding glutathione ABC transporter substrate-binding protein — MKMKRLSTCLLVVFLIVSVALAGCSGGESGKGSGGGDVPQELTYATTTKAVGLSPIETNDSVSSRVIEQIYETLFIRDEKSMEIVPYLAESYENPDQKTWVIKLKEGIKFHDGTDFNAEAVKYTFDKFRNPETAAPRASLLEPIESIEVKDEYTVVIKTKEPYGAMLAALSHSNASIVSPTADKKGNLNKEPVGTGPFKFVEWKSGNHITLEGNKDYWQDPPQLDKVTFKVVPEVNTAVSMLQTGEVQFIDGLTAEHLPRLESLKNVEIMKKEGTPISYLGFNMAKAPSNELPFRQAVAHALDREAYVKKLKGLGVGSNSIIGPKVFGYDQSAEELGYEYDPEKAKQLLEENGYSGDEVKMLVANTPVYMNMAEIVQAQLKEVGLKPQIETLEWGTFLDVSKKGEFDITFLGWTNSTADGSELLYPNLHSDNIGSSNRVQYSNPEFDKLVDESRNIVDQEGRKQKLIEANEIVVEDIPWVVMNHGFVAAAYDKSVKGLEMDPTGRWSLYNVYRE; from the coding sequence ATGAAAATGAAACGCTTGAGCACTTGTTTATTGGTTGTCTTCTTAATCGTATCTGTCGCATTAGCAGGTTGCAGTGGAGGAGAGTCAGGTAAAGGCTCTGGAGGTGGGGACGTTCCTCAGGAGCTGACGTATGCGACTACAACAAAGGCGGTGGGTCTATCACCGATCGAAACAAACGACTCGGTTTCATCCCGAGTTATTGAACAAATCTATGAAACTTTATTCATCCGGGATGAAAAGTCGATGGAAATCGTTCCATACCTTGCAGAATCATATGAAAACCCAGATCAGAAAACCTGGGTGATCAAACTGAAAGAGGGAATCAAGTTCCATGATGGAACTGACTTTAATGCTGAAGCTGTAAAATATACATTCGATAAGTTCAGAAATCCGGAAACTGCGGCACCTCGAGCATCCTTATTGGAGCCGATTGAATCCATCGAGGTGAAAGATGAATATACCGTTGTCATCAAAACGAAAGAACCGTATGGTGCAATGCTTGCAGCATTATCCCATTCAAATGCGTCAATTGTGAGCCCAACCGCTGATAAAAAGGGGAATTTGAACAAGGAGCCTGTCGGGACTGGCCCTTTTAAATTTGTTGAATGGAAGTCAGGGAACCATATTACGCTAGAAGGCAATAAGGATTATTGGCAAGATCCACCTCAACTTGATAAAGTGACGTTCAAAGTCGTTCCTGAAGTGAATACAGCTGTCTCAATGCTTCAAACTGGAGAGGTTCAATTCATTGATGGACTTACGGCTGAGCATTTGCCACGACTTGAATCGCTTAAAAATGTCGAGATCATGAAAAAAGAAGGAACCCCCATATCATACCTTGGCTTTAACATGGCTAAAGCTCCATCAAATGAGCTTCCATTCAGACAGGCTGTTGCACACGCATTAGACAGAGAGGCTTATGTTAAAAAATTAAAAGGATTAGGTGTCGGATCCAACAGCATCATTGGGCCGAAAGTTTTTGGTTATGACCAGTCAGCCGAAGAATTAGGTTACGAGTATGATCCGGAGAAGGCAAAACAACTCCTTGAAGAAAATGGATATTCTGGGGATGAAGTCAAAATGTTGGTTGCGAATACGCCAGTGTATATGAACATGGCTGAGATCGTCCAGGCTCAGCTAAAAGAGGTTGGTTTAAAACCTCAAATCGAAACACTGGAATGGGGCACCTTCCTGGATGTGAGTAAAAAAGGTGAATTTGATATCACTTTTCTAGGCTGGACAAATTCAACCGCGGATGGAAGTGAGCTTCTTTATCCAAACCTTCATAGCGATAATATTGGTTCATCAAACCGCGTTCAATATTCGAATCCTGAGTTTGATAAATTGGTAGATGAATCACGAAATATTGTCGATCAGGAAGGACGCAAACAGAAACTGATCGAAGCGAATGAAATCGTAGTAGAAGACATACCATGGGTAGTCATGAACCACGGTTTTGTAGCAGCGGCATATGATAAATCGGTTAAAGGCTTGGAGATGGATCCTACTGGCCGATGGTCATTATATAACGTATACAGAGAGTAG
- a CDS encoding ABC transporter permease encodes MSGEAVASNSKFENSKQKKEKMVLVITKRLLKNRLAVFGLIIIFIQALMAIFADWITTFDPVHQSLAESELPVFSEGHWLGTDNYGRDMWSRIVFGARISLVVGFASVILGLIGGITLGLISGYYKKLDGIIMRFVDLLFAFPGILLAMLIIAMLGTSLVNVMIAISIWSIPTCARIVRGSVLTVKKQEYIVAMKSLGASNFRILIKHILPNCMAPIIVFATMRMATAILSTSALSFLGLGAQPPIPEWGAMIAAGQDFMWTSPHMTIVPGIAIMLVVFAFNVLGDGLRDALDPNMDFNN; translated from the coding sequence ATGTCTGGAGAGGCAGTAGCTTCAAATTCAAAATTTGAAAACAGCAAACAAAAAAAAGAGAAAATGGTGTTAGTGATCACAAAACGATTATTAAAGAACAGATTAGCAGTATTTGGTCTGATCATCATTTTCATACAAGCTTTGATGGCTATTTTCGCAGATTGGATCACTACATTTGATCCCGTTCACCAATCACTGGCAGAAAGTGAGTTACCTGTTTTTTCAGAGGGGCATTGGCTAGGTACGGATAATTATGGTCGGGATATGTGGAGCAGGATCGTCTTTGGTGCCAGGATATCTCTGGTTGTCGGTTTCGCATCCGTCATTCTCGGTTTAATCGGTGGAATAACGTTAGGACTTATATCTGGTTATTATAAAAAACTTGATGGAATCATCATGCGATTTGTAGATCTGTTGTTTGCTTTTCCAGGAATTTTATTGGCCATGTTAATCATTGCAATGTTAGGAACAAGTCTAGTGAACGTAATGATTGCGATAAGTATTTGGTCGATACCGACATGCGCCCGAATTGTAAGGGGAAGTGTCTTAACTGTAAAAAAACAAGAATACATCGTAGCGATGAAATCTCTCGGGGCAAGTAATTTCCGTATTCTCATCAAACATATTCTACCGAATTGCATGGCTCCGATCATCGTGTTTGCAACAATGAGAATGGCTACTGCGATTCTTTCAACATCTGCACTTAGTTTTTTGGGACTTGGTGCACAGCCGCCGATACCGGAGTGGGGCGCTATGATTGCAGCTGGTCAGGATTTTATGTGGACATCACCACATATGACAATAGTTCCAGGGATTGCAATCATGCTAGTTGTGTTTGCGTTTAATGTTTTGGGTGATGGGTTGCGTGATGCGTTGGACCCTAACATGGATTTCAATAACTAA
- the nikB gene encoding nickel ABC transporter permease, protein MISLILRRLLQLVLLLFGISFIVFMSMHISPGDPASIIGGPTATESDIEAIRDNLGLNDPVLVQYGNYIAGVLQGDLGFSYQSKESVSEAILTRFPNTLNLAIASMIVAVVIGVTAGIISALKQNSWLDISSTTVALAGISIPNFWLGTVLILIFAVNLQWLPVGGLSAPFWTIEGMKQLILPAITLGTGSAAMIARMSRSTMLEVIRADFIRTARAKGVKEKSVVWIHALRNAMIPVITVIGLNFGFLLGGTIITEQVFAINGVGRLMIEAIAARDFPMVQGSVLLVATLFVLVNLIVDIIYAFIDPRISYD, encoded by the coding sequence ATGATTAGTCTTATTCTTAGACGTCTTTTACAGTTGGTGTTATTGCTTTTTGGGATATCCTTTATCGTTTTTATGAGTATGCATATTTCACCAGGTGACCCTGCGAGTATAATCGGTGGGCCGACTGCAACGGAATCTGATATTGAAGCAATCAGGGATAATCTCGGTTTGAATGATCCGGTATTGGTCCAATACGGAAATTACATAGCAGGGGTTCTCCAAGGGGACCTCGGGTTTTCCTATCAATCAAAAGAATCCGTAAGTGAAGCAATCCTCACCAGGTTTCCCAATACACTGAACCTTGCCATAGCAAGCATGATTGTTGCCGTAGTCATTGGGGTTACAGCAGGGATCATCTCTGCATTGAAGCAAAACTCATGGCTTGATATTTCAAGCACAACAGTTGCGCTTGCCGGGATATCTATTCCGAATTTTTGGCTCGGGACGGTTCTGATTCTGATCTTTGCAGTTAATTTGCAATGGCTTCCTGTGGGAGGGTTAAGTGCTCCTTTTTGGACAATCGAGGGGATGAAACAGCTGATATTGCCTGCAATTACTTTAGGGACAGGATCAGCTGCAATGATTGCCCGAATGAGTCGTTCAACAATGTTGGAAGTGATCAGGGCTGATTTCATCCGGACAGCCAGGGCTAAGGGAGTAAAGGAAAAATCAGTTGTTTGGATTCATGCATTAAGAAATGCGATGATTCCAGTCATCACAGTCATTGGTTTGAATTTCGGGTTCCTTTTAGGAGGAACGATCATAACTGAACAAGTCTTTGCCATCAATGGGGTAGGGCGACTGATGATTGAAGCGATCGCAGCTAGAGACTTTCCTATGGTACAAGGGTCAGTCCTGCTTGTTGCCACCCTGTTCGTGCTTGTAAATCTGATCGTTGACATTATATATGCGTTTATTGATCCACGAATCAGCTACGATTAA
- a CDS encoding Lrp/AsnC family transcriptional regulator gives MKIDQIDKKILELLTQNGRMSYVDIGKELNLSRVSVRERINQLLKNGVIEKFSVMINSEKVGKNVSAFFEVDCEPNALVKVAEALASNPNVASCYQMTGPSTLHMHVLVNDFIALESFINNELYALEGITRVESHILLRRFKSRAGLKL, from the coding sequence ATGAAAATTGATCAGATTGATAAGAAAATCTTAGAACTACTTACTCAAAACGGAAGAATGTCGTATGTGGATATAGGCAAAGAACTGAATTTATCCAGAGTCTCTGTGAGAGAAAGAATCAACCAATTATTAAAAAATGGTGTTATTGAAAAGTTCAGTGTCATGATCAATTCAGAAAAAGTGGGAAAGAATGTATCCGCTTTTTTTGAAGTGGATTGTGAACCGAATGCTTTAGTGAAAGTAGCGGAAGCACTAGCCAGCAATCCTAATGTCGCAAGCTGTTATCAAATGACAGGACCAAGTACGTTGCACATGCATGTCTTGGTTAATGATTTCATCGCATTGGAATCATTTATTAACAATGAATTATATGCTCTTGAAGGGATTACACGGGTTGAAAGTCATATTCTCTTAAGAAGGTTTAAGAGTAGAGCAGGACTTAAGTTATAG
- a CDS encoding tripartite tricarboxylate transporter substrate binding protein — MKQLKKKMLFAFVFTLSIVTALTGCSASSDSSNYPEKNIKLIVPWSAGGDTDVINRVAVKYLEKELETKITIQNINGGSGSIGAEEAMKAEPDGYTILAGHDSIGISKLMGKTDFDYSSFEPVSLLTSAPQLIATHVDNPWDSMKDVVEQLKEDPESISFGASIGSTSHIVPLGIQDKADVKFKIVGYDGTAKRTQALLGQHLDFGATTIPAAKEYMKADQLKMLGIATEERTPALPDVPTLKEQGIDFTNATNRGFFAPEGTPEEIVKTLSDAIKKVAENPKFVEEMEKMGVEVRYMDNEEYAKYLQDDVDYLSGMLKSQGVID, encoded by the coding sequence ATGAAACAATTGAAGAAGAAAATGCTTTTCGCATTCGTGTTCACTCTTTCGATCGTCACTGCTCTAACAGGTTGTTCAGCCTCAAGTGATTCCTCAAATTACCCAGAAAAAAATATCAAGTTGATCGTTCCCTGGTCTGCAGGTGGGGATACGGATGTCATCAACCGGGTTGCAGTAAAGTATTTAGAAAAAGAATTGGAAACCAAAATAACGATCCAAAATATCAATGGAGGCAGCGGATCCATCGGTGCTGAGGAAGCTATGAAAGCTGAACCAGACGGATATACAATCCTAGCTGGTCATGATTCAATCGGGATTTCTAAACTAATGGGAAAAACAGACTTTGACTATTCTTCCTTCGAACCTGTCTCCCTGCTTACATCAGCACCTCAGTTGATTGCAACTCATGTGGACAACCCCTGGGACAGCATGAAGGATGTAGTTGAACAACTGAAGGAAGATCCGGAATCAATCAGCTTCGGGGCATCCATCGGTTCCACTTCACACATTGTACCTCTTGGTATCCAAGACAAAGCGGATGTTAAATTCAAAATTGTCGGCTATGACGGGACTGCTAAACGTACCCAAGCTTTGCTAGGACAGCATCTTGACTTTGGAGCAACTACCATACCTGCTGCTAAGGAATATATGAAAGCCGACCAACTCAAAATGTTAGGAATTGCTACAGAGGAAAGAACCCCTGCTCTTCCTGATGTACCGACATTGAAAGAGCAAGGCATCGACTTTACAAACGCAACTAATCGAGGATTTTTCGCCCCAGAAGGGACACCTGAAGAAATTGTCAAAACTTTAAGTGATGCCATTAAAAAGGTCGCAGAGAACCCTAAGTTTGTCGAGGAAATGGAAAAGATGGGTGTAGAGGTCAGATACATGGATAACGAAGAATACGCTAAGTATCTTCAGGATGATGTCGATTATTTGAGCGGTATGCTGAAAAGTCAAGGTGTCATCGATTAA
- a CDS encoding tripartite tricarboxylate transporter TctB family protein, whose translation MTKEHIAGAVLLLFCIFFYYQSTFIDTKGLTEISAAFFPRLLLGLISILTILMLIQSFLKKEKKTEKKKDKNQKEGIVWIIFTLFALYILSLDFLGFIISSFIFITIIYLLILPEKRPVKSHVIPIVSLLVITVTLSVIFQNVLNVYLPKGIFF comes from the coding sequence ATGACTAAAGAACATATTGCAGGAGCCGTACTACTTTTATTCTGTATATTCTTTTATTATCAATCGACATTCATCGATACAAAGGGCCTTACTGAGATCTCAGCAGCATTTTTCCCGCGTCTTCTTTTAGGGTTGATTTCCATTTTGACGATTCTAATGCTTATTCAATCGTTCTTGAAAAAAGAAAAAAAAACTGAAAAGAAGAAGGACAAAAATCAAAAAGAGGGCATCGTATGGATCATCTTTACCCTTTTTGCTCTCTATATCTTAAGTTTGGATTTTCTTGGTTTCATCATTTCTTCTTTCATTTTCATTACGATTATTTATCTACTGATCTTACCTGAGAAGAGACCGGTTAAAAGCCATGTGATCCCAATAGTCAGTTTACTAGTAATCACTGTTACCCTTTCAGTCATCTTTCAGAACGTCTTGAACGTTTATCTACCAAAGGGAATCTTTTTCTAA
- a CDS encoding tripartite tricarboxylate transporter permease, producing MDNLLLGIQAIMHWDTLLLMMIGVIAGIVFGCIPGFTITMAVALTLPFSFGLEPLAGISLMMGVWLGGASGGLISACLLGIPGTPSAMATTFDGYPMVKNGEPGKALAIGLWSSFIGSIIGGVILVLAAPMLSTWAIKFGAWEFFSLMVFGLSAIASLGEGNLIKGLIAGLVGMFIGTIGTDPIMGVERFTFGSVEMLSGFAFLPVLIGIFAFSQLLSEAKKEKKEKLEFNQNIRLSYPVSKTLKNMISSWANVIRSSFVGTFIGALPGAGSSIANILSYDIAKKMSRNPSKFGKGTQDGIIAAESANNSSEGGALIPTLALGIPGSAVTVMMMGALLVHGIQPGPYFFVSEPVLAYGIFLSFFISAIFMLIIQSFGIKFFLRINDVPMHYLIPVVIILCALGSFAINNRVFDIWVLLLFGIVGYLMKLGNFSLPAFILGVILGPLTEENLRIAITTNSDLTLFITRPISGVLLLLTVLSILYAIITDIRYNKRIQTTDSTGIPRT from the coding sequence TTGGATAACTTACTTTTAGGAATTCAAGCAATCATGCACTGGGATACTCTGCTATTGATGATGATAGGAGTCATTGCTGGAATCGTCTTCGGATGTATTCCCGGCTTTACAATTACCATGGCAGTAGCGCTAACCCTACCTTTCAGTTTTGGTTTAGAACCACTTGCAGGAATTTCATTGATGATGGGAGTTTGGCTTGGTGGTGCTTCCGGTGGGTTGATTTCTGCCTGCTTATTAGGGATTCCAGGAACTCCTTCTGCAATGGCTACAACCTTTGATGGTTATCCCATGGTAAAGAACGGGGAGCCTGGAAAAGCGCTAGCTATCGGATTATGGTCTTCCTTCATCGGTTCGATTATCGGTGGAGTGATTCTCGTTTTGGCTGCTCCAATGTTATCGACATGGGCGATCAAATTCGGAGCCTGGGAATTTTTCAGTCTGATGGTCTTTGGATTAAGCGCTATTGCAAGTTTAGGTGAGGGAAATTTGATAAAAGGATTAATAGCTGGTCTGGTTGGCATGTTTATCGGCACAATTGGAACCGATCCTATAATGGGAGTTGAGCGTTTCACTTTCGGATCTGTGGAAATGCTGAGCGGGTTTGCATTTTTACCTGTTTTGATCGGGATCTTTGCTTTCTCTCAACTCCTATCTGAAGCTAAAAAAGAAAAAAAGGAAAAGCTGGAATTCAATCAAAATATCAGGTTATCCTATCCCGTCAGCAAGACCTTGAAAAATATGATTTCCTCGTGGGCGAATGTGATCCGCTCATCCTTTGTAGGAACCTTTATCGGTGCCCTGCCTGGAGCAGGTTCAAGTATTGCTAATATCCTTAGCTATGATATTGCTAAAAAAATGTCTAGAAACCCAAGTAAATTTGGAAAAGGGACTCAGGATGGCATCATTGCTGCTGAATCTGCAAACAACTCTTCAGAGGGAGGCGCTCTGATACCTACACTTGCTTTGGGAATTCCAGGAAGCGCGGTTACAGTAATGATGATGGGAGCTCTTTTAGTCCACGGAATTCAACCCGGCCCGTACTTTTTTGTCTCTGAACCAGTTTTGGCCTATGGGATCTTTCTCTCATTCTTTATTTCGGCTATATTCATGCTCATCATACAATCATTTGGTATCAAATTTTTCCTGAGGATCAATGACGTTCCGATGCATTACCTCATTCCTGTGGTCATTATTTTGTGTGCACTAGGAAGCTTCGCTATCAATAATCGGGTCTTCGACATTTGGGTTTTACTACTGTTTGGAATTGTGGGTTACTTGATGAAGCTAGGCAATTTTTCACTACCTGCCTTTATTCTGGGTGTCATTCTTGGGCCGTTGACAGAGGAAAACTTACGGATCGCAATTACGACCAATAGTGATCTGACGCTTTTCATTACTCGACCAATTTCGGGAGTTCTATTACTCTTGACTGTTCTCTCGATTTTATATGCGATCATAACAGACATCCGGTATAACAAGCGTATACAAACTACTGATTCAACCGGTATCCCAAGAACATAA